In one window of Helianthus annuus cultivar XRQ/B chromosome 17, HanXRQr2.0-SUNRISE, whole genome shotgun sequence DNA:
- the LOC110924158 gene encoding ATP-dependent zinc metalloprotease FtsH-like yields MQKFANTRLDGFPNISAYCQALKTLSDQLANVDAAVTDERLVLQLIAGLNDQYEGIGTIITQQRPLPSFYNARSQLIQVETRKNEQAMLASKTAFTALTAQTTRPTTDYTRSPTESSRGRGRSGRRGRGRGTYGRGRPFHSTYYPPQPHYPWASYWPNPPQHPSAQHHPYGPSPQPNSWPAPPCPYPSTNRSNFTTSPQSQAGLLGPRPHQAHTAYSPTDIEQALYTKSL; encoded by the coding sequence ATGCAAAAATTTGCTAACACCAGACTGGACGGCTTCCCCAATATCTCGGCTTATTGTCAAGCCCTTAAAACGCTCTCCGACCAACTTGCTAATGTTGATGCCGCGGTAACTGATGAGCGGCTCGTTCTCCAACTCATCGCTGGTTTGAATGATCAATATGAGGGCATTGGCACCATCATCACTCAACAGCGCCCACTACCCTCGTTTTACAATGCCCGCTCTCAACTTATACAGGTTGAAACCCGCAAGAATGAGCAAGCCATGTTAGCCTCCAAAACCGCCTTTACCGCTCTCACCGCACAAACAACCCGTCCCACCACTGACTACACTCGGTCACCCACTGAATCATCCCGTGGCCGTGGACGCTCTGGTCGTCGAGGCCGTGGCCGAGGAACCTATGGCCGTGGACGCCCCTTCCATTCAACCTACTACCCACCCCAACCACACTACCCATGGGCATCGTATTGGCCCAATCCTCCTCAACACCCCTCGGCCCAACACCACCCTTACGGCCCATCTCCGCAGCCCAACTCTTGGCCTGCTCCACCTTGCCCCTACCCTTCAACCAACCGGTCCAACTTTACCACATCCCCACAGTCGCAAGCCGGCCTTCTCGGCCCACGTCCTCATCAGGCCCACACTGCATACAGCCCGACTGACATCGAACAGGCCTTATACACCAAGTCGTTATAG